Below is a window of Humulus lupulus chromosome 2, drHumLupu1.1, whole genome shotgun sequence DNA.
taaaggtttggatagtgccgttagtgtggtattttctcctaaatacccacttacgcccaattggcttagaccccagtgggaggtataccaattcccaagtgttattggaaagaatgaaatCCATCTCATCGTTGATGGCTTCTTttcaaaatgcactatctctcgattgcatagcttctctataagtcttaggatcatcctcaatgagaagtacaataggatttttcctaataacttcctctctatttccttctaccatgtagaatgaaattcattgagaatccactactagacttttatgatttttaagcctttgacttcttctaggttcaaagggttgctttacatccttttgagaattctcctcttgagaatcaactttggatgtagaagcttgagaattgttctcatataaaaaattctcctttagagatgttgaagcttgagaattgttgtcacataacatattctcaaaaaattcaacttctctagattcaatcacaatattagactctaagtctaatagcctataagctttactattgttggcataaccaacaaaagcacactttatagCCCTTGAACCTAATTTTGTTCTATTatgttcatttttcttgcaatatacaagacacccccacactttgaagtaccctatgttgggttttcttcctttacATAACTCATacggagatatctcatttttcttcatcggtattcaattaagaatgtgacaagtggttaaaagtgcttcaccccataagttgaagttcaacttagaaaacaccaacatagaatttatcatctctagataagtcctatttttcctttcggcaacaccattgtgttgtggtgtataaggtgcagtgcactcatgaattataccattttcttcacaaaatgtattgaattcattagagaagtactctcctcctcgatcacttcttagcaccttaatctttttatttagttgattttcaacttctaatttatacaatttaaaaacatcaaaagtttcatctttatgctttaaaagaaacacataggtatatctactgaaatcatttataaaagtaagaaaataccttttaccacctctagttaaagcACCATTttattcacaaagatcactatggattaaatctagtaaattagataatctttctacactaggaaatggtttcttaatcatttttgcctgaacacatgtttcacattaaccatagtttttaatattgcatgcaatcataccacattttactactcttttcatggttgaaaaacctatatgcaatagtctaagatgccacaaaaataaagaatcatactcaacaatataggcggaattagcatttttattgataacattgaaagttacatcattggtgcacaatttaaccattccctcacaagggtacccttttcccaagaatacatttgatttggtaagtataagtttaccggactcaaaaacggctttaatgccaggcttgtcgagcaaatcaccacttaccaagtttctactcatttcgggaatataaagtacattcactaatgtaactttcttgccggaggtgaagtagacttcaatagtacctttgctaattaccttggatttgccctcattgcccatttgtatctcatggttgccctttgactattcaaaggtcttgaataatgatttttcataggtgacatggacggtggcacggacggtggcacatgtatcatacgaccaccctttcaccttgccttgaaccgcattcacctcactaagggtagcaactatgttttcctcttgagttgcgttcaccttaggtccttattggtcttttctatgcctacactctctagcatagtgaccctttttcccacacacaaagcaaggaccattttcacccttaaacttgtttggtttggtttttggacccaaaggtttctcgttaccctttttccctttgtttttgggatgttttggttgtgacaccacattttctttggaagtctctccattagtcccctccacaagtttatctctacatatcgattcctctttgattcgaatatgtttttggatttcctccaaagaataatcctcatttttatgaaggattcttttcctataactcttccaagttggtggtaatgtTGCCACTATAGCAcaaacttgaaaggcctcgggaagctcaatctttaaaactttcagtttgttaacaattatttgcaattcatgaatttgagaaagaataggtttatcaccaaaacatttgaaatcgaagtattaagatatcaaaaactttttggtaccttcctcttctgccttgaaatttttctcaagtgcatcccatatctccttggccgatttggtttcggtgtagaggtcatagagcctatcggataagacgttgaggatatgacccttACAAAGGAGaatgtcctcctccctcttccttcttttctccacctcctcgggagtgtccttgtcggatggcgttgggagagagTGGTAAAAAAGAATCTCACCTTGTcatgccacctagtgaaattggatccatcaaacctatccagcctcactaggtcttgattcatgattttgatggtctccccttccattgaaacaaacaaagggataagcttttgaatgttaggaaaaaatgtatttgcctcaatggaaatggtaagaaattacaactctatgcaatatattacaaataaataatgattgattaaaaaggagttacaactctataactgaaaattacaaataaacaaagaaaatgaataagatgatgaagaagaagagaatagttagaatacaactctaagcaaaagattacaagtaaaataaaggtggttgaaacaaaagaaaggattacaactcttaaacaaaatatacaagtaaaaggaacaagagaataagaagaaaacaatacaataaaatggagaacagaaatacaagaaaactctcacttacacaacctaagtgaagagggttggggatcaccaacttgaacaaggtttaaaacctttgtccaaaatcttatttccccctaactcaagcactaagggatctctctaagatattggaaaagctttttggaattatcaagccttaaggtgtagctagccaagtgctctaatggatagaaaagttgtgtcttataagtgagctataggctcctatttatagattttagagacaccctttgaatttcaaattccaccaaccccatggctagtaccaatgtttaattggattaatatgaaattaaaatgagatttgggagttatttgggttttttgagccgttcaacaaagattgaaaaaactgaaaaattggtcagtttttggcctgtggccgtggccactagtctctgtctcACAGGCCACGGCCACCGAAAATTTctgcacttaaaaatgtgctgtttttccaaatggttccaaaccctcccaaatgattttgtaactcccaaaacacattattggggttaaaatcatatctctaacagccatttcacatatggctttatgaaattcatctcaatattgtgtaacaacaaatttacacaataaagggtaatatttggaagttacaaatttgtaacaccaaatatgttatattatttggatatatcttatatatctaaatattgcaactctctattatatgttacaatatgtgacactctttgtcacatttatttaatctaaaacattatattataatataatataatataatattacattatattatattataaaaataatatagcagtaagtaccttctcggtggtttagttctttccttttcatctctttcttttagaatactcacctttctcattaatggtttttaggagtgttccaaaatcccgtccttgttctcacatcccggtatttggtaaggaaaataggatagttattatatgcttatatgattatgctatagtatgttttatatatgttatgatatatgtatgttttggggcttatagttgcttaaatagcaaaccccaacacttttatgtttttgggacttatagttgcttagctagcaaacctcattgtattttgaggcttatagttgcttagttagcaaactccaatgattaccatgtacatgggttagaattatgatatatgtttatagtgaatgtttatatgtttatagtttatgtttatgtttatgttgcatgcttttagtagattttccttgctgggtattagactcattcctttgttttatatgtgcaggaaaatagttatggcggcagtaagattcttggtagcttaggattgtgtgaacgattcgaggatgaagttgcttttagtcattttattatgtttctatgtatttttcacactttgttttgtaatgaattttaagatttaagttatgttttattttcaaacaatgggatcccatatcctaaccgaatctttatgtattttaacctttgccttacagttttttttatatagttatgaatgtttcacatgtatgtttccttaagattagtatctatgtatagtagttatcaatggtccaaagtctagaataagttggttCATTACAGTAGACCTCTcaaaaaatccatggtaatatcctcccacttccactcgggaatacccaaaggctgaagtaactccactggtcgctgatgctcaactttctcctgttgacatgtcaaacacctagccacgtactccaccacatccttcttcatctcgggccacaAATATAATGTctgtaaatcctgatacatcttcgtggtacccggatgaagcgagtaaggcgtagtgtgagactcatctagtatttctcgtctgatcccttcatctgccagaacacaaatccgcccctgatatcgaagcataccagcctcagaaacagagtaatccttagctacccccgctaagacattctgtcGAACTTCTTGTAACTGCACATCCACCAATTGACTCTCCTTGATTCACTCCAGTAGGGTCAACTGCAAGGTAAcattggccaattggcccaccactagctctatccttgccctgtTCATCTCATTTGCTAACTCTCtagagatctgaatagaactaaataactgcccggAACCCCTCCGGCTGAATGCATCTGCCaaaacattggctttccctgggtggtaaagaatatcacaatcataatccttaatcaactccaaccaacgcctctgcctcatgttcagatccttctgggtgaagaaatacttcaaactcttatgatcagtgtatatctcgcacttctccccatacagataatgtcgccacaccttcagtgcgaataccactgcagccagttctaaatcatgggtaggataccgctgttcatactcatTCAGCTGCCACGATGCATAAGCtttaactttctcattctgcatcaacacacaacctaaacccatcctcgatgcatcacagtataccacaaattttccttcctccgaaggaagattcaacacaggtgcagtaataagccgccgcttcaactcttggaaactattTTCACAGTTCTTTGATCAAACAAACTTcttattcttccttgtcaactctgtcatcggtgtagaaatcttcgagaatccttctacaagctgcatgtagtaacctgctaacccgaggaaactccaaACCTTCGCAGCATTCTTTGGCCTCGatcaatctctcactacctccaccttggacggatccaccttaatcccctcttcGCCAactatgtgcccaagaaaagtcacctctggcaaccagaactcacacttcttaaacttagcatataaccgatgctcccttaatCTCTGCAAAACCTGAcgaagatgctgctcgtgctctgcctctgaactagagtatactaagatgtcgtcgatgaagacgatgacgaattgatccaagaattccttaaacaccttgttcattagatccatgaaggctgctggggcattggtcaaaccaaaagacatgaccaaaaactcataattcccataccgcattcggaaggccgtcttcggtatgtcctcgttcttgatcctcagctggtgataaccagatcgaaggtcaatctttgagaacaccgtctttccctgtagctgatcaaacaagtcattgatccttggtagagggtacttattcttgatggtcaacttgttcaattctctgtaatctatacacattctcagagatccgtcctttttcttaacaaacaaaactggagcgccccatggagagtagctaggcctgatgaatcccaaatccagaagttgctatagctgtatcttcaattccttcaactctgctggtgccatcctatatggttccCTTGATACTGAATTTGTCcccagtgctaactcaataacaaattaaATCTCCCTGCGCTGGGGAAATCCTGCTAACTccttaggaaacacatccaaaagcTCACAAACCACCATGGTTTCTCCCGGCCTTGCTGGCAAaaccctggtagtatccaccacactagtcagaaaacctatacatcctccctgtaacaagtctctggctctcagtgccgatatcataggtacgcggggtccacatacaaCACCCACGAAAatgaaaggatcctcgccctcaggctcaaaagtcaccatcttcttcctgcagtcaatagtagccccatacctgaccaaccaatccatccctgaccaaccaatccatccctaaaatcatgtcaaaatcctccatgtctagctcaatcaagtctactgatagctctCTATTGttaaccatcactggcagtgctctaatccacctcctagaaactaccagttccccagtaggcaatatagtccaaAACCCCGCAGtttgatactcactaggtctacacaatctatcaatcactttagtagaaacaaatgaatgtgtagcaccagagtcaatcaatacagtaaaaggagagccagcgctagaaagatgacctgcaccactgagggactagcctcggcctctgcctgtgtcaaagtgaacacttgagctggagtcaagctgtccacctttcctacttcccctttcttcactgctgGGCAGTCCTTATTGAGGTGCCCCACTATTCCACACACATAGTAGGCTTTGGCCCGACATtcaccctgatggcgtcttctgcctctcgggcactccggataactcctccatgcctcactgccgtcctgacggccaccctgactaccccgacccctcttatcaggaccagcagcagtCAAAGTGTTAGGTGTCTTCCTCTtcacatcactggggcctctgcccctacctgacccagaatatggaggcacgaCTCTACGACCCTCCCtacactttccctccaaatcttgttctctgcttcctcagcggtaagagccttctcaacaacctgggcataagttgttcccccaggtactgttgtattcctcacatcccgggctatcatagcattaagcccttgaATAAACTTGTCTttcctagctgcatctgtaggcacaagatatggtgcaaatttcgcaagtttatcgaatttcaaggcatactcagtatctgtcatgctgccctgcaccaaccccacaaactcattaacctttgctacCTTGATggcaacactgtagtatttctggctaaacagatccttgaatccatcccaactcaaagcagtgacgtccttggtttgtgatgccacttctcaccagatgcgggcatcctctctcaacatatatgtggcacaggccactctgtcataaccttctatcctcatgaaatccaggatagtagtaatcatagtcatccactgttcgaccttcagtggatcaggtcctccgtcaaaagttgggggatgctgcttttggaaccgctcatacaatggctcccacctgttcccaacttcTACTGGCTGTAgaactggtgccactacaggtggcacaataggtgcagcactccttgCTGAAGCCTACTTTCGTGGAAGACGAATCTATTCATCTTGACTCTATAATCGcgcttgcatctctgccataatctgctgccagttctcagggactggcggaggaatctggacCTGGTCATCACTTCCGATCcgagacctagtgccggctagtcgtgtagatttccttggacgcatgGTTATCCAAGTTAATCCACAGTCAATGACTCGTCAATTAGACCATGATGAAAGGGTAAAAGCTTTTCCagaatccaccaatggaacataatcaatcacaagcaACCAAGGTATAAGAATTTATCCACATACActagcattgctaataagcatgccccaacattatcacacaacagtcaagggctaggccctatcagtatctcatgcttcctattaattcaacagataacaacattcataattcattccaagcacacaagcatataatcatatatacacatcacTAAACCCTGAACCGAGCTTGTCTCTAGTAgaaaatgtacatgtccaaccggtcttcaggaacccttaaaccatggacgctctgatactaagttgtaatgccctgggtagccaagaccattgcactgtgtatttataaaggtgtgggACTTGCTAATGAAGTCATTCAGTTAAAAACCTGTCACTGACatcattaatgaactagggttaaaagattttggtcataaaatatacatttcatataattaaacattttatacaagggatcccaaaagaaacagtgtttgaaagtcagtttacaaaatttccagagtacaaacaaccgctagccactctaagggccaAACAGACTTTTATGGTCCTCCCATTCCCGTTCCTTCCTCAATCGTGGCGCCTAAGAAGGTGATCATGTACATTTTGCTCTTagagctctccgattcagggctgatcaagcttgcccttgcctttacctgcaccacgtagaacccgtaagccaagcccaacaagaaaatataGCGTTATAGCACAaaaaatgataacaattgaataacccttagagcatgttcatatacttagcataccacattaatcacataggccatagacataaccagagaatcaacaaaccaacactcaactattcaacataacaaattcatcaatcaataatattaatcaaaccacatgataatcagggtcgacgcccttaggtcgcaccctctgtttaccccactgacttcggtccgcttaaactgagctcaatgaataataagctatcctcaactactagtggctgagccgcgccctgtgcgccaacataaactctggcactcttaggtcgttcgtttattatttacatggcataatactatccttcataaagcatttaaaacagggaacccttagtcccattataaattcacaaccgggtgcaattttcttacttatgtaacgagcttcttgagcacagaAATCTCGAGCGCAGTCCTGTAACCCGAGCCTatccaaaaacctagtcacaacacacatacattgcactctcattactaaccaattcataatcatctcccggaaccaatcccgtgctcttgggacctcccgtttccccacacaaggtagcggaagcgtccttcgagccccctgagccaaaaccctaaaaactcaaattCCCCTTTCCTGAatttagcctagcgccgcggcacagaCCTATGGGGGCCGCGGCGCCCATAATGGTCCCCAACTCTTGCTTCAACCTAGTGCCGCGGCatagaagaacagggtcgcgacgctcaTACGTGAACCCAGAAAATTGGGTATTTCccagcatttttcccgagccaaaactcttccaaatcaaccccaaggtacacccaagtcccaactCAACCTAAAATTCCAAATAAACAGTATGACAACTCAGAAATAACAACTACAAGCccaatcatataatcaaacccaAGATTTACCTAGTGGCTTCAATTTCACAAAACCTTAAACCAACCTTTATAAAACTCAAACCACCCTTCAGAAtatttaaaccacaccagaaaataAGCTTAAGAGATAtacgaaattcttacctcaaccagggattcgaccttgagccaccTCCAAATCCAATTCCAAGCTTAATTCTTTTGATTCCCAAGCCGAACCTCTCAATCTTTAAGCTACACATCCAATTTCCAGCACTCAACCCAAACTCTAAAACATGCAAGGAGACTCAATGAGAAGATGAAGCCTTACCTCTAAATTATTCTTGGCTTATGATTGACCCAATCTCAGCCCTGAATTCCTCCCTTGATCTCAAGGATAACTAGCTCCTCCTCTCCTTCTAGCTTCTTGGTTCTCTAAACTTCCAGCAGAACTAAATTAAGCCTAAGTGTAGAAAAAGAAACGTAAATGACTTCCTCTCAGCCAAGGTTATCCTCTCCTAAAGCTAGATTACCACTTTTCCCTTTCCCCTAAATAAAAGTCTCATACAATCTCAAGGGCAATTCCGGCATTGCACCtaaatcccgctaaatcctcaagtattcctataaatccacatttaatcctgacatgtccaaaCCATTACTCAATTACTAACTGCTACCCTataattcccgaacactttataatattcccaaaatatccctaagcTCCTCTCGAGcggggtatttgaccccgttgttaCTTCCTATCTAGACagcttcctaggaccgtcttgggtcgtgcatcacaattatatcaccactcacacgtggtatcaatcacaatgtatacatatatcacatttatgccctcaacgggataaaattacaaatatgcccctaggaaccaaatggggcccacatgcatttcatatattcatataatcatacaagcatgcttaacacagaatcatgcattaaaatgtttaattcacacataaaccattcgtgccctcccgacacactaatcaaagcccttaagccttattagtgattttgggtcgttataggaACTGCAACATTTTTTGAGGATGTTGAGTTAGGGGGGAGAAATAAGGTTAGAGACATTGCTTTTGAGGAGGAATTGAATTCAAACTCATATCCTACTatcattttttttacaattttcaGGCTTCTACACTTGGCATTGTTCAAGAAATGAATCCAGAACCTCAACAAGACAATGTTGAACAACCCCTAATTCAAGATGAGGTCATTGTTCCAGAAGAACAAACTCAATAGCCTCAAGAACCAAAACCATTAAGAAGGTCCACAAGAGAAATAAGAAATGCTATTATGTTGTATTTCTTCAAGAACATGAGGATGTAAATGAAATTATGGAAGATGATCCAATCAACTTTCATCAGGCCATTAAAAGTTCTAACTCTCAAAATTTGATTGATTCCATGAAAGAAGAGTATAAGTctatgcaagacaataaagtttgggaaCTTGTCCTATTACCAGACGGTGCAAAACCAATTGGTTGTAAATGGACATTTAAAACCAAGAGGGATGCAAATGGTAATGTGGAGAGGTATAGAGCGCGTCTTGTAGCTAAAGGCTATACTAAAAAAGAAAGCATTTATTATACAAAGACTTTCTCTCCAGTTTCATCGAAAGACTCTTTTAGGACAATAATGGCACTTGTTGCTCACCTTGATCATGAGTTACATTAGATGGATGTTTAAACAGCGTTTCTCAATGGAGACATTGATGAAACAATTTATATGGTGCAACTAGAAAACCTTGTGTCAAGAGACCCAAAGAATATGGTTTACAAATTGACAAAATTcatctatggactcaagcaagcttctcgtcAATGGTATCACAAGTTTCATCAAGTAATTATCTCATTCgattttgagatgaatgttgttgattATTGTGTATATCACAAGTTCAGTGGGAGTAAGTATATATTCCTGGTtctgtatgtcgatgacatattgcTTGCCACTAATGATATATGTTTATTGCACGAAACTAAGAGATTTCTATCTAAGCATTTTGAGATGAAGGATCTTGGGGACGCTtcttttgttttaggaatttagatacTTCGAGATCGTGCTCGGggtattcttggattatcacaaaagagctatatcgataaagtactcaaaagatttggcatgcaagattgtagaccaGGTCACCCCCTTGTTGCTAAAGGAGACAAATTCAGTCTTAGCCACTGCCCTAAAAGTAGCCTTGAAATTTAGGAAATGCAAAATATTCCCTATGCATCAGttgttgggagtctaatgtattgTCAAGTTTGTATGCGTCCGGATATTGTGTACATTGTTGGATTGTTAGGCAGCTATTTAAGCAATCCTGGAATGGACCATTGGATAACAGCCAAAAGGGTTATGAGATATCTTCAGAGAACAAAAGGTTACATGCTCACATATAAGAAATCAGATCATTTGGAGATCGTAGGGTATTCTGATTCTGATTTCCTTGAGCTCCAAGATAGCAGAAAGTCTACATCCGACTATATTTACCTGTTAGCTGGAGGAGCTATATCTTGGAAAAGTGCCAAGTAGACACTTGTAGCTTCTTCCACTATGGCAGCAGAATTTGTATCATGCTATGAGGCATCAAATCATGGAATATGGCTGCGAAACTTTGTCACTGGGATGCACATTTTGGAGAATGTAGAAAGACCACTCAAGTTATATTGTGAGAATAATTTAGTAGTGttgtattccaacaacaacaAGAGCTCATCCAAGTTGAAGCATATTGACATAAAGTTCCTAGTTGTGAAAGAAAGAGTGCAAATTGGACAAATATCCATAGAGCACATTGGGACACACTCCATGATGGTGGATCCACTCACAAAGGAATTAccacccaaggtctttcatgagcaCATTGCTCATATGGGTGTTGTTTGGTTTGAGGATATCATGATTCAGTGggagtttgtattttatttgctttatGTTTTGTTTCAGACATTTATGTATTTGCTTATTTTCTGATCAGAAATGTAGTATTGAGTTTATTCACTCTGTTTGTTATGTTTGATTTTGACCTCACTAAATTTAAAGAAGGACCAGTTGGAAATAGACATGTTTGGTTCACACTGCATGTAATTTCCATGCTACACATccatgattgatctatgtcatttgactgtatttgtatatgtgaccattgatgggtTTAGTCATGATTAATATGACAAAGACCGCTTTGATCCTTTATAGATATGGTTGATGGATGAGATTGTTAAAGAATACATTTATATGATAGCAAATTTTGAGCTCATAAGGTTATACATCATAAGGAAACATATGTTgcccaagtgggagattgttggattaaaatcatattttatgggcacatatgtataGTGTATGATGCTATTATAAAGTGTGATACAAAATtaagtgaccaattatgttaAAAGTATCATAGGGTATTAAAGTGTCATGGATTCAATGTGTAGAAACAGGaaagtgaatttttaattttataatggacAAAATTAgaaatcactaattataaattagggttgTGGTCCCCTATATATGTATTATTCTATTCTGTCTGCAATCTCATTAACATAgaagaaaataaagactcttCTCTCATA
It encodes the following:
- the LOC133814149 gene encoding secreted RxLR effector protein 161-like codes for the protein MQNIPYASVVGSLMYCQVCMRPDIVYIVGLLGSYLSNPGMDHWITAKRVMRYLQRTKGYMLTYKKSDHLEIVGYSDSDFLELQDSRKSTSDYIYLLAGGAISWKSAK